The Sulfurimonas sp. genome has a window encoding:
- the rplS gene encoding 50S ribosomal protein L19 gives MRNKYIENFEKAQVAGKNIPDFRAGDTVRLAVTITEGDKTRVQNYEGVCIAKRGQGTGQTITVRKIGANSIGIERIFPIYSDSISEIAVIRRGRVRRAKLFYLRDLAGKKARIKELRRK, from the coding sequence ATGAGAAATAAGTACATAGAAAACTTTGAAAAAGCACAAGTAGCTGGAAAAAATATTCCGGATTTTCGTGCTGGTGATACTGTTCGTTTAGCAGTAACAATTACAGAAGGTGACAAAACTCGTGTACAAAATTACGAGGGTGTTTGTATTGCAAAAAGAGGTCAAGGTACTGGTCAAACTATTACAGTTCGTAAAATTGGCGCTAACAGTATAGGTATTGAGAGAATATTCCCAATATACAGTGACTCAATCAGCGAAATAGCAGTAATTCGTCGCGGTCGTGTTCGTCGCGCTAAGCTGTTTTATCTTCGTGACCTTGCCGGTAAAAAAGCTCGTATCAAAGAACTTAGAAGAAAATAA
- the trmD gene encoding tRNA (guanosine(37)-N1)-methyltransferase TrmD, with translation MKFTFVTLFQNIVEGYFLDSILKRAIDKDILHIEYINPRDFSNSKHYKVDDTAVGGGAGMVMNPQPLYDTLNALKIKENDVHIIFLTPVAKPFRQNDAKRLAKKSHIAFVSGRYEGIDERVVEKYADEVFSIGDYILTGGELASLVICDAISRNVNGVLGNSDSLCVESFETKLLEAPSFSKPENYDNNCVPSEYLKGNHSKIRSLKLALSECKTKFFRPEQLLKHRTRKSYEK, from the coding sequence ATGAAATTTACTTTTGTAACTCTTTTTCAAAATATAGTTGAAGGATATTTTTTAGACTCTATTTTAAAAAGAGCAATTGATAAAGATATTTTACATATAGAGTATATAAATCCTAGGGATTTTAGCAACTCTAAACATTATAAAGTTGATGATACTGCAGTTGGAGGCGGTGCCGGAATGGTAATGAATCCGCAGCCGTTGTATGATACTTTAAATGCATTAAAAATTAAAGAGAATGATGTACATATTATTTTTTTAACTCCCGTTGCAAAACCTTTTAGACAAAATGATGCTAAAAGATTGGCAAAAAAATCCCATATAGCTTTTGTGAGTGGAAGATATGAGGGAATTGATGAGAGAGTTGTCGAAAAATATGCAGATGAAGTTTTTAGTATCGGCGATTATATTTTAACCGGGGGCGAGTTGGCTTCTTTGGTTATTTGTGATGCTATTTCCAGAAATGTAAACGGTGTTCTTGGAAATAGTGACTCTTTATGCGTAGAGAGTTTTGAGACTAAACTTTTAGAAGCACCGTCTTTCTCTAAACCGGAAAATTATGATAACAATTGTGTTCCATCAGAATACTTAAAGGGAAATCATAGTAAAATTCGCTCACTAAAATTAGCTCTATCTGAATGTAAGACTAAATTCTTCAGACCGGAGCAGCTTTTAAAGCATAGAACAAGGAAATCTTATGAGAAATAA